CGGTCTTGGCGTGAATCATGGTGAAGATGTTGAACCGGGGCCAACGGGCGCTCGTCTGGCGCTCGTAACAGTGGGTAACCTGGGGGAAAGCGGCCATCTGCTGTCCCACTTCGTCAACGCGAT
This window of the Dehalococcoidia bacterium genome carries:
- a CDS encoding Lrp/AsnC family transcriptional regulator: RVDEVGQQMAAFPQVTHCYERQTSARWPRFNIFTMIHAKTVAENRKTLASISDETGIEEYEVLSTVREFKKERVRYLV